In Ruminococcaceae bacterium BL-4, one DNA window encodes the following:
- the bceA gene encoding bacitracin ABC efflux transporter (ATP-binding protein) (Evidence 2a : Function from experimental evidences in other organisms; PubMedId : 14612242, 17905982, 25118291; Product type t : transporter): MYLEMNEIKKSFGDGTNYTEILHGISCGIEKEAICVLFGPSGSGKSTLLNIIGGIETADSGTLSIGGEMVGSMNDKQLSLYRRKHLGYVFQSYNLISNLTVKENIEVGAYLSDKPLPLTDLLKTLGLWEHKDKIPSQLSGGQQQRCAIGRAIIKNPDILLCDEPTGALDYKTSKEILKLIEDVNRKFGNTVILVTHNDAIKHMADQVIKLRDGMIRHNDLNTEKISATELDW, translated from the coding sequence ATGTATCTTGAAATGAATGAAATTAAAAAATCTTTTGGTGATGGAACCAACTACACGGAAATATTGCACGGAATCTCCTGTGGAATAGAAAAAGAAGCAATTTGTGTTTTGTTTGGTCCATCTGGTTCTGGAAAATCCACCCTTCTCAACATCATCGGCGGCATTGAAACCGCTGACAGCGGTACCCTTTCTATTGGGGGTGAGATGGTCGGCAGCATGAATGATAAACAACTTTCTCTTTACCGGAGAAAGCATCTCGGCTACGTGTTCCAGTCCTATAATCTGATATCGAATTTAACGGTAAAGGAAAATATTGAGGTGGGTGCATATCTTTCCGACAAGCCACTGCCGCTTACCGATCTTCTGAAAACGTTGGGGTTATGGGAACATAAGGATAAAATTCCAAGCCAACTTTCGGGTGGCCAGCAACAGCGCTGTGCTATCGGCAGAGCAATCATTAAAAATCCGGATATTCTTCTGTGTGATGAACCAACCGGAGCACTTGACTATAAAACCTCAAAAGAAATTTTGAAACTGATTGAAGACGTCAACCGTAAGTTTGGAAATACGGTTATTCTCGTTACGCACAATGATGCAATCAAACACATGGCAGATCAAGTGATAAAGCTGCGCGACGGTATGATTCGTCATAATGATTTGAACACTGAAAAAATTTCCGCAACAGAACTTGATTGGTAA
- a CDS encoding protein of unknown function (Evidence 5 : Unknown function): MLWLTKKHLSYFKTIQTNLDALLPENSDVKFAVYALLAKISENDLERIYSKLKKENGDEKHVS; encoded by the coding sequence ATGCTTTGGCTAACAAAAAAACACTTGAGCTATTTTAAAACGATTCAAACTAATCTGGACGCTTTGCTGCCGGAAAATTCAGACGTAAAATTCGCTGTCTACGCATTGCTGGCGAAAATATCAGAAAACGATCTAGAAAGAATATACAGTAAATTAAAAAAAGAAAACGGAGATGAAAAGCATGTATCTTGA
- a CDS encoding conserved protein of unknown function (Evidence 4 : Unknown function but conserved in other organisms), producing MTIIDVLQLERSKVFTVKPRQEVSVDLSLKKVPAVPDTKLTGQVIGHCLPIAEATVKVLDRNHHPIDHTITDSQGNFSFLKVLPAGNYYVIATADNYKTSMEYRISLKIGDPLSVIIELKPDCFLNLGTIYGTVRDDIGNKLSDAKIIIQKYNNSGKIAAITTSNTDGEYLVYGLKPGKYWISAIKDGYSFYKRAFFDIKPKDIIVMNLFLYEIIACRNGTISGQILYKEQPVSHAIVALYRIVEDNHILIQLKEANSDGVYLFADITPGEYLIKSKHEGLEKTNSVNVN from the coding sequence ATGACCATTATTGATGTCTTACAGCTTGAGAGATCTAAAGTTTTCACAGTCAAACCCAGACAGGAAGTCTCTGTGGATTTGTCTCTGAAAAAAGTTCCTGCTGTACCTGACACCAAACTGACAGGACAAGTAATTGGACATTGTTTACCCATAGCAGAGGCAACCGTTAAAGTCCTCGATAGAAACCATCACCCAATTGATCACACCATAACAGATTCTCAGGGAAACTTTTCGTTTTTAAAAGTGCTGCCAGCAGGAAATTATTATGTAATTGCCACTGCTGATAACTATAAAACATCTATGGAGTATCGAATTTCTTTAAAAATTGGCGACCCCCTCTCTGTAATCATTGAACTCAAGCCTGATTGTTTTCTAAATTTAGGAACAATCTATGGTACAGTCAGGGACGATATAGGAAATAAACTATCTGATGCAAAAATCATTATACAAAAATATAATAACTCCGGCAAAATCGCAGCAATAACAACATCGAATACCGATGGTGAATATCTCGTATACGGATTAAAACCAGGAAAATACTGGATCTCAGCGATCAAGGATGGATATTCCTTTTATAAAAGAGCATTTTTTGATATAAAACCTAAAGATATTATCGTTATGAATTTATTCCTATACGAGATTATTGCATGCAGAAATGGTACAATCAGCGGACAAATACTCTACAAAGAGCAACCAGTTTCACACGCTATTGTAGCTCTTTACCGTATAGTTGAAGATAATCATATCCTGATACAGCTTAAAGAAGCAAACAGTGATGGTGTCTACCTGTTTGCAGACATCACTCCCGGTGAGTATTTGATCAAAAGCAAACATGAAGGATTAGAAAAAACAAATTCAGTGAACGTTAATTAA